In Chitinivibrionales bacterium, the genomic window GGCCCGTGGGCATGCCGCACCGCGTCCACGAAAAATGGGGCGTCACGTGCATCACCTGCCACCACCGGAAAAACAACGACGAGCGGATCAAGCAGTGCGCGCATTGCCACAAGGGAATCGCGGGCATGGAGAACCTTCACAACAAATGCGGGCAGTGCCACCTTTACCGCGCCATGGACATGACCTGCTCCAAGTGCCATTCGGTCCCGCAAAAAACCATGGGCGGCCAGCTCAAGAAAATAAAGTTCTCTCATGTAAAACACTATGCCCGGCAGAAGGACTGCAAGTTCTGCCACGGCGAGCCGCCGCGCCAGGCATGGCTTTCGGGCAACAACTATCCCGCGATGAAAACATGCCTCACGTGCCACGACGACCGCAAATCCTCGGGACAGTGCGCGGTGTGCCACAACGATGTCGCGCAGCTCAAGCCCGCGTCGCACGACTACCGCTGGGTGGGGCGCTACGGCCACGGCCTCGAGGCCAACTACAACAAACAGGAATGCCTGCAGTGCCACGCGAAGCGGGAATGCGACCAGTGCCACCTCGGCCAGACCTCGTGCCGCGTCCACCCGCCCGGATACCGGTATACGCACGGGCTTGACGTGAGGATGGGAATTGTCAACTGCGCCATGTGCCATGACACGAGACAATCGTGCAGCAAATGCCACGAGAACAGGTATGGGATACAATGAATACCTTATTAAAAATTTTTACTGCCGGGCTGTTGCTTGCAGCGCTTTCCTGCACCGAGAAGGGGAACGAGCCGGTGGTGTCGGCCGAAACCTGCGGCATCTGCCACGGCCTGCCTCCCAATGACAGCAATCATGCGATATACTACAGCGGCGGGCCCAGAAAACAACAGTGTTCCATCTGCCATATGGGATATTCCGCAGATTCTTCGACAGGGCAATATTCCGTTAACAGCGCCACTCACATGAACGGTAAAATAGACGGTCCATCGATTGCTTCCTGCACACAATGCCATGAGCTACCGCCTCAGGACGAAGAACATCTGTATCATGTCGATTCGCTGCATTACAAGTGTTCTTATTGTCACGCCGGATATTCCGTCGATCCGGGTTCGGGAAACTTCGGCATCAGCGGGCAGCTTCACCTGAACGGCGTTGCCGACGTGATTTTCTCAGCGCCCTGGAACGACAGTGGCCGCGCCGCCTACGATGCCGGCCTCAAACAATGCAGCAACGTGTATTGCCACGGCGCGATTCCGCAGGGCACGTACGCCTCCATCCATTGGAACTTGGGAGATACGGTGCACGGAGACTGCAGGCTCTGCCACGATCTGAGCGCGACCGCCCCCGGCATTTATGCAAAGCATTACGGGCATTCGCGGATGGGGCTCACGGTCAACGGCGTCAAGCAATTGGGATCAAACGTGCAATATTGCTTCTACTGCCATGGAGACAAACTTGAAGACACGCTGTACAGCGTTGGCTTGAAAAGGGTCGACCCGGTCCACCATATCAACGGCGTTTTTGAACCGGCCTCTTGCAGGACCTGCCATGCGTGGACGACGTGGGACGAGTATGTGGCCGCCAATCCGGGGGTAACGCCGTACTAAAAAGTCATTGCGGAAGTGGTGCTGGGCCTGGCGCCCACGCGCGGAAAAAGGATTTTTAAACGGAAAAGCCGCCTGGTTTCAGGCGGCTTTTTTTATCGAGCAGTTTATCTTGTCAAGCATCATTAGTAGAATTTCGCGATCAACATCCCGTTTGACTTTTGCAGATTCACCGGCAGCGTCACTTTTCCGGTTTGTAAGACGCGCGTTTCGAAAAGCTTTTGTCCAGCGCATGAGTAAACAACAAGGTGCGTTGCGCCCGAAGGCGCTATGATGATGGACGAAGAACCTGCGTTCCCCAACATCCGGATCGTGGAAACAGGGGATTGAACAGGGCTGACCGTTGTAGTGAAAACGGATACTGCACCTTTGTCGATTCCCTCGGTCAGCAGCCGGTAAAATTCGTTTCCCGCCAAAAAGAAACCGCCCTCGGTGTAATCGTCGTGGTTGGTGGCGTCGAAATTGTTGGACGCAGAACCGCCCACGCCCTGGGACCAGCCGATGCGGTTGGGCTGGGCCGGGTCGGCCCCGATGCAGTCAAGCAGCCCCTTCCACGCCTTTTTTGCCGGCCCGATGAACGTTGCGCTGTCGATGATGCCGTTTCTGATCGCATAGAAATAACCGAACGCGAAGAAACCGGTGCAGCTCGCCTCCTTGTTCCATTCGGGGTGGTTGAGGAGGTCGCTGCGCCACATGCCGTCGGTCTGGTTCTGGACCCTCAGAAGCCGATAGAGCACGGCCCTGAGTTTTTCTTTGTACCATGGAGCGGAATAATGGTTGCGGGGGAGCATCTGGAGTATCCTGCATTGCGCCATCACGCCCCAGCCGCAGCCGCGGCCCCAATACGAGTCCCGAGGCTGCGAGGTGTCGCTGCAGTTGCTGTTGAACAGGCTGTCCTTTACGTTGTAATGCCGCATCGCGATAGTGGTGCAGAACTTGTATAGCGAATCCAGGATCACGCTGTCTTTCGTAACCGCGGCCACGCGGGGGAAATTAGAGGCGGACATGTGGTATTGATCGACGATGGGCCACGACGGCGGGAGCTGATACGTGTACCTGTTGACATACACGATTGGCGCCGCGATCCATGCCGCATTCGCGGGCAGCGGCCTTTGCATGTAGGCTTCCAGGTATGCCTGATAGCACCCCACGTTGTCGGAGTTGGTGGGCGCGCTGTCGCCCGACGAGGAGATCCAGTTGTGGAATTTTCCCCAGGCGATCGTGGAATCGAGATACGCGCTGTCTTTGGTCATGTAATAGAGGGCCATGACGCCCTCAAAGTAGGTGCCGTCCTGCCAGCCGTTGCCAAGGGTCGATTTCAACTGCGCCTTCGCAACGCGCTTGCACGCGCCCTTGATGCTGTCGGGGGTGAATTCAACCTGGGAGAAAGCCGGAAGGCACAGCGCGGCAATTGCCGCGGCAAGCAGAAAGATCCGATTGCGCATACAAGCTCCTCTTCCCGGAAAAGCAGGTGTGCTGAATTATTTCGATTTGGATGATTCGCGGCACGCCGGCAAAAGCGGGCGGGCCTGCCAGGTTCTTTACCTGATGATCACCACATTCCTTTCGGCCGTGCTGTTGCCGTTGTCAAGTTTCGCGACATAGGTCCCGTTGCCCAGCTTCAGCGCCGACAGCGGGAGAATCCCGATTCCGGCGGCCATTCCTCTCAACAGCGGCGTGAGGTCGGCCGCCAGCGTTCCGTTCAATGTGTAGACCCGAAGCGACGAGGCTGCCGGCCTAAGCAGGGTAACCGTTATTCCACGCGGCGATATTGCGATATCGCGTGACACAAGTTTTGCGGGAATGACCGGCGCCGCCATGGCATCAGCCCTGTCGGTCGGGTACATTCTCACGGCCATGTTGTACCCGTCGCCGCCCATGCTCGTACAGGTGCCGTCAAGCCAAATAAGGTTGATGTTCATGTTGTCCTTGTGGCCGCGCGGCACGCAGGGACGGAGGTTTTTATTGGCCGAACCGCGGGTAATGGCGACGGAGTCCCAGGTGAGGCCGCCGTCGGCAGTGGTCCACTTGTCGATTTCGAATTGGGTGTTGACGGTAACGAAATCAGCGGTGGAGATTTTTTTGTAGTTCGCGAAACTCGTGTCTGCAAGATTGAACGGGGTCGCGCTCGGTTTCACGGATTGGCGGGACATATAGATAACATTCGGGTTTTCATGGTCGAAGGTGAAACCGCCGCAGAATTGTTGCCCGGAAACGCCATCGTTCGCGCCGCTATTGACAAGCGGCCTTTTAAACCAATAGCTACCGGTCCACCGCAGATACCAGTACACATGAATCGCGTTATTGGCGAAAAACATATCATAGAGGATACAGGGATTGTCGTTTGCGTCGTACATGATGTCCCACACCGTGCCGCCGCCGCCGTAGTTGCCGGGCATGATCACCGTGTCGAGCACCGTGTTGACAATTGGCAGCTGGTCAATGGTGGCGATGAGCTTCCCGCTCGCCTGGTAGAACGCGCCATTCTTGTATTTCATGTAATAGGTGGGGATAGAACCGCCGCCGGCCCGGTTCTCGCGCTCGATGTCCATGTGAATTTCGTCTACGCCGTTGGACGCGCACTTGAAATAAGGTTTATAGCCGTGAGGATTGTTTGTGTACAGCCATTGTTCCTTGGCCCAGGTTTTTCCCCAGTCATCGCTGGTCCGGAAATGCGGTTCCTGGAGCGAGTCGCGGAAGAAGAGATAATATCTTCCCTGCGTGCCTTCCTTGCTGAGAAAGGAGACGTCCGGGTAGCAGCACCAGTCTTCTATCGTCACCGTAAAGGTATCGAGCGCCGAAATATCTTCGGGCTGCTTGGAAATGTACTCGGAAATCTCCTTGCCGTCGTGGCCGGTGTGGAAGATCATGATGCGGCCGTCGGGCCTTACAATCACGCTCGGGTGGTTGTGGTCGTCCGCCGGATAATGGCGAGGCAATTCAACCGATGCCGTTGTCTTGGTGTCGTGGTCGTAATATCCGACATACTGGGCACCGCTGCTTATGTTGGTGTTCCATCCGATATACGTGCGGCGGTGCGTTCCCTCATAGTAAACCGCCTTGGGCTCGCCATACCAGGTCCACATGCCGTTGTCGGTGATGGCGGTGAAATTTTCACCGGGTTGGGGAATGGTTTGGGCGTGAAGCAATGGTGTGAAAAAGGCGCAAGAAATAATGGATGCAAAAACACATGACAGGATTTTTAAGGATTTCATTGAGCCCCCTCCGTTTTTAATGATTCCAAATTAAACGATTAAATATTGTCGCATCCCGGTCTTTTATTTACACATGACCGAAAGTACCTTCCGTAATATAATAATAAAAAAAAGAAAATGCGCCCAATAGTTTTCTTACCGTTGGGAAACTATGATCCGCTGAAACGAGGTCTTGCCCCCGCTTGAAGCGGCGACCAGATAGACGCCGCTTTTGCATCCCATGCTTGAATAGGGAATGCTCACCGGTCCGGCGTTCATGGCGCCTACCACGCCAGTGAGGTCCGAAAGAAGGCCGCCGTTGAGTTTGTAAACCTTCAGCGAAGAGGCCTGCGGTCGCACCAGGTTGAAGGTTATGCCGTATCGCGTAGCTCTCAAATCGAGCTCGTTTCCGACCGCGGAAGGTTTCGCCGGCACTCCGGCTTCAACCGTTTCGTTGTACGGATACATCTTCACCGCCGTATTGTATCCGTCCCCGGTGAAGGCGGAGTAACTGCCGTACATCCACACCACGTCGATCTTGTCGTAGGGAATATGGTATCTCGGTACGATGGGCCGCGTGTTCTTGTTGGCCGAGCCGCGCGTGATTGCCGTGGAGTCCCAATTGGTGCCGCCATCCGGTGTTGACCATTTGTCAATTTCATGCATGCCGTTTATCTGGCGCGACATGTAGATGTTACCCGTGTTCTCGTGGTCGAGGGTGATGCCGCCGGCGAACCCGTCCTCCGCGCCCATGTCTGCACCGCTGTTGACAAGTTGCTTTTTGAACCATGTCGTGCCCGTCCAGCGGACGTAATAATACACGTGGTTGTTGGCGTCCTTGAACTGGTCGTAGGCGATCACGGGCAGACCGGAATTGTCAAGCGCGATGTCCCAGGCTGAACCGTGGCAGCCCGCGGCCTGCGGGTCCATGACGGTGTCCAGTTCGGTGTTGATGACGGGCAGCTGGTCCATGGTCGCCAGTTTCGTGCCGTTTACTTTCCAGAATGCGCCGTTCTTATACTTGAGGTAATAGAGCGGCCAGTAGCCCGCGCGGTGCCCCTTTTCGATCACGATGTCTATTTCATCCTTGCCGTTGCAGCAGTAATTGGC contains:
- a CDS encoding cytochrome c3 family protein, with translation MMSRSRIKTCWCNSRWLCFLLLAFAAPSVNAQLNVFFPDTIKTDTVTITPADSFVTAADTGINHRAGWELGPVGMPHRVHEKWGVTCITCHHRKNNDERIKQCAHCHKGIAGMENLHNKCGQCHLYRAMDMTCSKCHSVPQKTMGGQLKKIKFSHVKHYARQKDCKFCHGEPPRQAWLSGNNYPAMKTCLTCHDDRKSSGQCAVCHNDVAQLKPASHDYRWVGRYGHGLEANYNKQECLQCHAKRECDQCHLGQTSCRVHPPGYRYTHGLDVRMGIVNCAMCHDTRQSCSKCHENRYGIQ
- a CDS encoding CxxxxCH/CxxCH domain-containing protein; this translates as MNTLLKIFTAGLLLAALSCTEKGNEPVVSAETCGICHGLPPNDSNHAIYYSGGPRKQQCSICHMGYSADSSTGQYSVNSATHMNGKIDGPSIASCTQCHELPPQDEEHLYHVDSLHYKCSYCHAGYSVDPGSGNFGISGQLHLNGVADVIFSAPWNDSGRAAYDAGLKQCSNVYCHGAIPQGTYASIHWNLGDTVHGDCRLCHDLSATAPGIYAKHYGHSRMGLTVNGVKQLGSNVQYCFYCHGDKLEDTLYSVGLKRVDPVHHINGVFEPASCRTCHAWTTWDEYVAANPGVTPY
- a CDS encoding glycoside hydrolase family 88 protein; amino-acid sequence: MRNRIFLLAAAIAALCLPAFSQVEFTPDSIKGACKRVAKAQLKSTLGNGWQDGTYFEGVMALYYMTKDSAYLDSTIAWGKFHNWISSSGDSAPTNSDNVGCYQAYLEAYMQRPLPANAAWIAAPIVYVNRYTYQLPPSWPIVDQYHMSASNFPRVAAVTKDSVILDSLYKFCTTIAMRHYNVKDSLFNSNCSDTSQPRDSYWGRGCGWGVMAQCRILQMLPRNHYSAPWYKEKLRAVLYRLLRVQNQTDGMWRSDLLNHPEWNKEASCTGFFAFGYFYAIRNGIIDSATFIGPAKKAWKGLLDCIGADPAQPNRIGWSQGVGGSASNNFDATNHDDYTEGGFFLAGNEFYRLLTEGIDKGAVSVFTTTVSPVQSPVSTIRMLGNAGSSSIIIAPSGATHLVVYSCAGQKLFETRVLQTGKVTLPVNLQKSNGMLIAKFY
- a CDS encoding BNR-4 repeat-containing protein; its protein translation is MKSLKILSCVFASIISCAFFTPLLHAQTIPQPGENFTAITDNGMWTWYGEPKAVYYEGTHRRTYIGWNTNISSGAQYVGYYDHDTKTTASVELPRHYPADDHNHPSVIVRPDGRIMIFHTGHDGKEISEYISKQPEDISALDTFTVTIEDWCCYPDVSFLSKEGTQGRYYLFFRDSLQEPHFRTSDDWGKTWAKEQWLYTNNPHGYKPYFKCASNGVDEIHMDIERENRAGGGSIPTYYMKYKNGAFYQASGKLIATIDQLPIVNTVLDTVIMPGNYGGGGTVWDIMYDANDNPCILYDMFFANNAIHVYWYLRWTGSYWFKRPLVNSGANDGVSGQQFCGGFTFDHENPNVIYMSRQSVKPSATPFNLADTSFANYKKISTADFVTVNTQFEIDKWTTADGGLTWDSVAITRGSANKNLRPCVPRGHKDNMNINLIWLDGTCTSMGGDGYNMAVRMYPTDRADAMAAPVIPAKLVSRDIAISPRGITVTLLRPAASSLRVYTLNGTLAADLTPLLRGMAAGIGILPLSALKLGNGTYVAKLDNGNSTAERNVVIIR
- a CDS encoding BNR-4 repeat-containing protein, which encodes MPARKSVIAIAVLIALIAVFSHAQSIPKAGADFTSATDNGAWTWYGNPVAVYHEGTYKKTYMGWISNAGVVSVATYDHTTGAMVTHVMGSMAADDHSHPSLLIRPDGRLMVFFSGHDGATMNLYISTNPEDISAFDPLIKVAPGVTYCYPNPMWLSDEGDSGRIYLFYRSMGLKPCFSTSDDWGKTWTPTKNYYTNPDSTPKSYANYCCNGKDEIDIVIEKGHRAGYWPLYYLKYKNGAFWKVNGTKLATMDQLPVINTELDTVMDPQAAGCHGSAWDIALDNSGLPVIAYDQFKDANNHVYYYVRWTGTTWFKKQLVNSGADMGAEDGFAGGITLDHENTGNIYMSRQINGMHEIDKWSTPDGGTNWDSTAITRGSANKNTRPIVPRYHIPYDKIDVVWMYGSYSAFTGDGYNTAVKMYPYNETVEAGVPAKPSAVGNELDLRATRYGITFNLVRPQASSLKVYKLNGGLLSDLTGVVGAMNAGPVSIPYSSMGCKSGVYLVAASSGGKTSFQRIIVSQR